A section of the Lampris incognitus isolate fLamInc1 chromosome 8, fLamInc1.hap2, whole genome shotgun sequence genome encodes:
- the neu3.1 gene encoding sialidase-3.1, whose protein sequence is MGKSPSKCGSGKEPVKTTLFKKEPSGITYRIPALIYLRHSHMLLAFAEKRNTPCDSDAKVLVMRRGTFQENGSIQWSSCQELSTASLPDHRTMNPCPVFEKNSKTLFLFFICVLRNTPEHRQIITGRNKARLCYVTSSNDGQTWSQVTDLTENVIGTTVHKWATFAVGPGHGIQLEGGRLVIPAYAYYIPIKFFSFPIPFTVHPRAFSVYSDDFGQTWKIGKMLQVKSCECEMAEIIDHEGRSRLYCNARNTRGYRLEALSENSGIYFDKPRMAPELVEPHCGCQGSVIGFPAPEFVPDDNAENQGSGTSFLSPDTQTWLLFTHPTNRSSRRDLGVYLNRSPLHSSGWDPPKIIHCGPSGYSDLAYNEDNEQFSCLMECGKESELEQIAFVSFTLGEVLDTVSKKEKKVL, encoded by the exons ATGGGAAAATCGCCATCAAAGTGCGGCAGTGGAAAGGAGCCTGTTAAAACAACTTTGTTTAAAAAGGAGCCATCTGGGATAACGTACAGAATTCCTGCCCTCATTTACCTTAGACACAGTCACATGTTGCTTGCCTTTGCAGAGAAGAGGAACACGCCTTGTGACAGTGATGCTAAAGTTCTTGTAATGAGAAGAGGAACATTTCAAGAGAATGGATCTATTCAG TGGTCGTCTTGTCAGGAGCTGTCAACAGCATCCCTACCAGATCACCGCACCATGAACCCTTGCCCTGTATTTGAAAAAAACAGCAAAACCCTCTTCCTGTTCTTCATCTGCGTCCTGCGGAACACCCCTGAGCATCGCCAGATCATCACAGGCCGGAATAAGGCCCGTTTGTGCTATGTTACCAGCAGTAATGATGGTCAAACATGGAGCCAAGTAACGGACTTGACAGAGAATGTGATTGGCACAACTGTCCACAAGTGGGCTACATTTGCTGTTGGGCCTGGCCATGGCATTCAACTGGAGGGGGGACGATTGGTTATCCCAGCCTATGCCTACTATATCCCCATCAAATTCTTCTCCTTCCCAATCCCATTTACAGTACACCCACGTGCATTCTCTGTGTACAGTGATGACTTTGGTCAGACATGGAAAATAGGAAAGATGCTTCAGGTAAAGTCATGTGAATGTGAAATGGCAGAGATCATAGATCACGAGGGCAGGAGCCGTCTTTACTGCAATGCTCGTAATACGAGGGGGTATCGATTGGAGGCCCTCAGTGAAAATAGTGGTATTTATTTTGACAAACCCCGCATGGCTCCAGAGCTCGTTGAACCACACTGTGGATGTCAGGGAAGTGTGATAGGTTTTCCTGCTCCTGAGTTTGTACCAGATGACAATGCTGAAAACCAAGGCAGCGGCACATCATTTCTGTCTCCTGACACACAGACCTGGCTGCTCTTCACACATCCAACTAACAGGTCTAGTAGAAGGGACCTGGGAGTATATTTGAACCGCTCCCCACTGCACTCATCAGGATGGGATCCACCCAAGATTATCCACTGTGGACCCAGTGGCTACTCAGACCTGGCTTACAATGAGGACAACGAGCAGTTTTCATGCCTGATGGAGTGTGGCAAAGAGAGTGAGCTTGAACAAATTGCATTTGTGTCCTTTACCCTTGGTGAAGTCTTGGATACAGTCagtaagaaagaaaagaaagtactttga